Proteins encoded together in one Musa acuminata AAA Group cultivar baxijiao chromosome BXJ3-6, Cavendish_Baxijiao_AAA, whole genome shotgun sequence window:
- the LOC135584132 gene encoding uncharacterized protein LOC135584132 isoform X1 yields the protein MTPPTNVAGQFGDTTYTKVFVGGLAWETQRDTMSKYFEQFGEILEAVVITDKNTGRSKGYGFVTFREPEAAMRACIDPSPVIDGRRANCNLASLGLQRSKPTTPLHGGSRNFRVVKSFQAGLQGGMGTAFASAAAAAAAATAFPHYAIQQGLPYYVYGFSPYSAEYNYATSDHQSYYNMYGGAATQYPLYGGAATGVAAGTTGYYPYFQFGQGGAAAAYPHQGQGYGMQYPQMLQYSAMTTTAGVTGFPSSLLHGAPVSLAMSPAAQAGMTMALTAPTLPNPTPHHYRHIPAHFAAPTAPEQPLA from the exons ATGACTCCACCAACTAATGTGGCAGGCCAATTTGGAGACACCACTTACACCAAGGTATTTGTTGGGGGGCTTGCTTGGGAGACCCAAAGAGACACCATGAGTAAATACTTTGAGCAATTTGGGGAGATCCTCGAGGCTGTTGTCATCACTGATAAGAACACAGGAAGATCCAAAGGCTATGGATTT GTTACATTTCGCGAGCCGGAGGCTGCCATGAGAGCTTGCATAGATCCTTCTCCCGTCATCGATGGAAGGAGGGCTAACTGTAACCTTGCCTCCTTAGGGCTTCAAAGATCTAAACCTACAACACCTCTTCATG GAGGGAGCAGGAACTTTAGGGTCGTGAAATCTTTTCAGGCAGGCCTTCAAGGTGGGATGGGAACAGCTTTTGCTTCAgctgcggctgctgctgctgctgctaccgcCTTCCCTCATTATGCCATCCAACAAGGGCTTCCTTATTATGTCTATGG GTTTTCACCATATTCCGCTGAGTACAACTACGCTACG TCTGATCACCAGAGCTATTACAACATGTATGGTGGAGCAGCCACTCAATACCCACTCTACGGAGGAGCAGCAACTGGGGTGGCCGCTGGAACCACCGGCTACTACCCATACTTCCAGTTTGGACAGGGCGGCGCCGCCGCGGCTTATCCTCATCAGGGTCAAGGATACGGCATGCAGTACCCTCAAATGCTCCAGTACTCTGCAATGACCACCACGGCGGGGGTGACGGGCTTCCCGTCCTCCCTGCTGCATGGAGCTCCCGTGTCCCTCGCCATGAGCCCCGCAGCACAGGCAG GCATGACAATGGCTCTCACAGCTCCAACCCTGCCGAATCCAACACCCCATCACTACAGACACATTCCTGCTCACTTCGCTGCACCTACCGCACCAGAGCAACCCTTGGCCTAA
- the LOC135584132 gene encoding uncharacterized protein LOC135584132 isoform X3, with translation MTPPTNVAGQFGDTTYTKVFVGGLAWETQRDTMSKYFEQFGEILEAVVITDKNTGRSKGYGFVTFREPEAAMRACIDPSPVIDGRRANCNLASLGLQRSKPTTPLHGGSRNFRVVKSFQAGLQGGMGTAFASAAAAAAAATAFPHYAIQQGLPYYVYGFSPYSAEYNYATSDHQSYYNMYGGAATQYPLYGGAATGVAAGTTGYYPYFQFGQGGAAAAYPHQGQGYGMQYPQMLQYSAMTTTAGVTGFPSSLLHGAPVSLAMSPAAQAVSSALKQA, from the exons ATGACTCCACCAACTAATGTGGCAGGCCAATTTGGAGACACCACTTACACCAAGGTATTTGTTGGGGGGCTTGCTTGGGAGACCCAAAGAGACACCATGAGTAAATACTTTGAGCAATTTGGGGAGATCCTCGAGGCTGTTGTCATCACTGATAAGAACACAGGAAGATCCAAAGGCTATGGATTT GTTACATTTCGCGAGCCGGAGGCTGCCATGAGAGCTTGCATAGATCCTTCTCCCGTCATCGATGGAAGGAGGGCTAACTGTAACCTTGCCTCCTTAGGGCTTCAAAGATCTAAACCTACAACACCTCTTCATG GAGGGAGCAGGAACTTTAGGGTCGTGAAATCTTTTCAGGCAGGCCTTCAAGGTGGGATGGGAACAGCTTTTGCTTCAgctgcggctgctgctgctgctgctaccgcCTTCCCTCATTATGCCATCCAACAAGGGCTTCCTTATTATGTCTATGG GTTTTCACCATATTCCGCTGAGTACAACTACGCTACG TCTGATCACCAGAGCTATTACAACATGTATGGTGGAGCAGCCACTCAATACCCACTCTACGGAGGAGCAGCAACTGGGGTGGCCGCTGGAACCACCGGCTACTACCCATACTTCCAGTTTGGACAGGGCGGCGCCGCCGCGGCTTATCCTCATCAGGGTCAAGGATACGGCATGCAGTACCCTCAAATGCTCCAGTACTCTGCAATGACCACCACGGCGGGGGTGACGGGCTTCCCGTCCTCCCTGCTGCATGGAGCTCCCGTGTCCCTCGCCATGAGCCCCGCAGCACAGGCAG TGTCTTCTGCTCTAAAACAGGCATGA
- the LOC135641732 gene encoding uncharacterized protein LOC135641732 produces MAEPEGRPMVAAAAGRPGRQAPQQQQAGLGQSLTGIVRMAVLWYFAMKFFGPKKPAETSQLMSNLFHKGEPLDMWLYLSEKEKFKEFGDEDALVWHETNIPYAVWEQSSTRSLSLKYYPSEAVKHNGSLYAHVFFARSGYPPDPNDPEYEPLSAFSRTHSVVAFLPKSKSGKKKSLLGSSKDSEGEESVAELKDDTQVEAKDVGPAEWISYWKPNITINLVDDFTRYPHNNVPPNIAGYLNIEPTTANYFPTIFFNEFWLLRDKLISLNETVAELPLNLELGPISLTKWQLFLQIEQSFQIHRSYGSMLEGEADELKRVFLEGNPYLLGVTMVVSLLHSVFDFLAFKNDIQFWNKNKSMEGLSAKSVVVNFICQLIVFLYLLDNETSWMILASSGIGCCIEFWKIGKAMHIVIDRSGRIPMLKLQDRESYAKNKTKEYDDLAMKYLSYVLFFLVACFSIYSLMYEQHKSWYSWILSSLTSCVYMFGFIMMCPQLFINYKLQSVAHLPWRQMTYKFLNTIIDDLFAFVIKMPMLHRLSVFRDDLIFLIYLYQRWIYPVDRNRVNEFGFGGEDEAQSNRNLVSGDASAAQEGDATTVGDKKTN; encoded by the exons ATGGCGGAACCGGAGGGACGACCGATGGTTGCGGCGGCAGCGGGGAGGCCGGGGCGGCAGGCGCCGCAACAGCAGCAGGCGGGTCTCGGGCAGTCGTTGACGGGGATCGTGCGGATGGCTGTGTTATGGTACTTCGCCATGAAGTTCTTCGGTCCCAAGAAGCCCGCAGAGACCTCCCAGCTCATGTCTAATCTATTCCACAAGGGCGAGCCCTTG GATATGTGGCTTTATCTTTCTGAGAAGGAGAAGTTTAAGGAATTCGGTGATGAGGATGCCCTTGTTTGGCATGAGACAAATATTCCTTATGCAGTTTGGGAACAGAGTAGTACTAGATCCTTATCCTTGAAGTATTATCCATCAGAG GCTGTAAAACACAATGGAAGCCTGTATGCTCATGTTTTCTTTGCTCGCTCGGGTTACCCTCCTGATCCTAATGATCCTGAATATGAACCATTATCTGCCTTTAGTAGGACCCATT CCGTTGTTGCCTTCTTGCCCAAGTCAAAATCTGGCAAAAAGAAGAGCTTGCTAGGCAGTTCCAAGGATTCTGAAGGGGAAGAATCAGTTGCTGAG TTGAAGGATGATACTCAAGTTGAAGCCAAAGATGTGGGTCCTGCAGAATGGATTTCATACTGGAAACCAAATATCACTATTAACCTTGTTGATGATTTCACAAG ATACCCTCATAACAATGTTCCTCCAAATATCGCTGGCT ATTTAAACATAGAGCCAACCACAGCGAACTACTTCCCTACAATTTTCTTTAATGAATTTTGGCTCTTAAGGGACAAGCTAATATCACTCAATGAGACCGTGGCAGAATTGCCTCTTAATCTGGAGTTAGGTCCCATTAGCTTGACTAAGTGGCAATTGTTTTTACAGATTGAGCAGTCTTTTCAGATCCATCGTAGTTATGGAAGCATGCTTGAAGGCGAGGCTGACGAACTTAAG AGGGTATTCTTGGAAGGAAACCCATATCTACTGGGGGTGACTATGGTTGTATCTCTACTACATTCTGTGTTtgattttttggctttcaagaatg ATATTCAATTTTGGAATAAAAACAAATCTATGGAAGGACTGTCTGCAAAATCAGTTGTCGTGAATTTCATATGTCAGCTGATTGTTTTCCTTTACCTCCTGGATAATGAAACCTCTTGGATGATACTAGCTAGTTCTGGAATTGGGTGCTGCATTGAGTTTTGGAAAATTGGGAAAGCCATGCACATTGTG ATTGACAGAAGCGGAAGGATCCCCATGCTGAAACTTCAAGACCGTGAGTCGTATGCCAAGAATAAAACAAAGGAGTATGATGATCTTGCCATGAAGTACCTATCTTATGTGCTTTTCTTCCTCGTTGCTTGCTTTTCCATTTATTCACTAATGTACGAGCAACATAAAAGCTGGTATTCTTGGATACTTTCTTCCCTCACTAGCTGCGTCTACATGTTTG GGTTTATCATGATGTGCCCACAGCTTTTCATAAATTACAAACTTCAATCTGTAGCACATCTTCCTTGGCGGCAAATGACCTACAAGTTCCTTAATACCATCATTGATGATCTTTTTGCATTTGTAATCAAAATGCCAATGCTGCATCGTCTGTCTGTTTTCCGAGATG ATCTTATTTTCCTGATATATCTATACCAGAGATGGATATACCCTGTTGATAGGAATCGCGTGAATGAATTCGGCTTTGGTGGTGAAGATGAAGCACAGAGCAACCGAAATTTGGTATCTGGTGATGCTTCTGCTGCACAGGAAGGTGATGCTACGACTGTTGGCGACAAGAAGACCAATTGA
- the LOC135641733 gene encoding glycerophosphodiester phosphodiesterase GDPD4-like, with protein sequence MKAIGVGRRPSPSSPILPHHSSSQKKLARARLLRIPSKRSLLRLLLLFAVLALAPPLYFHFRLRRFQQMRSRKCGWLESPPLVCAHGGDSSKAVPNTMDAYRVAIDSRVDCIEIDVSRSSDGVLFALHDRDLQRMSGNSTAKVGYMNMNQIKELDAGLQFAQEFHNQKVPTAEDALATIANSIRQVIVDAKVGPPLYEKGLAKDILSIVKKTQCRNCVVWAKSDVLANDVIKLSQEVGVGYIVMSDPSTGARSKLLRMKGAAVVGVYHPLVDEELVRILHGEGKKVYAWTVDDAGSMQRMLFEHVDAIITSNPSLLQGIMQDMKTECLQGGFP encoded by the exons ATGAAGGCGATCGGCGTCGGGAGGAGGCCTTCACCGTCTTCTCCTATCCTCCCCCATCACTCATCGAGCCAGAAGAAGCTTGCACGAGCGCGATTACTCCGCATCCCCTCCAAGAGGTCGCtccttcgcctcctcctcctcttcgccgTCCTCGCTCTCGCCCCACCCCTCTACTTCCACTTCCGCCTCCGCCGATTCCAACAG ATGCGATCGAGGAAGTGCGGGTGGTTGGAAAGTCCTCCCCTTGTCTGTGCTCATGGAGGCGATTCGAGCAAGGCCGTCCCCAACACC ATGGATGCTTATCGCGTCGCCATCGATTCTCGAGTGGATTGCATAGAAATAGATGTCTCTCGTTCTTCAGATGGGGTGCTGTTTGCGCTGCATGATCG GGATCTGCAGAGGATGTCTGGTAATAGTACAGCAAAAGTTGGCTACATGAACATGAATCAG ATAAAGGAACTGGATGCAGGCCTTCAGTTTGCACAAGAATTTCACAACCAAAAAGTTCCTACAGCTGAAGATGCATTGGCG ACAATAGCAAACTCAATTAGGCAGGTCATTGTGGATGCAAAAGTCGGCCCACCATTGTATGAGAAAGGCCTAGCAAAGGACATACTGTCAATT GTGAAGAAAACCCAATGCAGAAATTGCGTTGTCTGGGCAAAAAGTGACGTCTTGGCAAATGATGTTATCAAGCTATCACAAGAAGTTGGG GTGGGATACATTGTTATGAGTGATCCTTCTACTGGTGCAAGAAGCAAACTTTTGAGAATGAAAGGTGCTGCAGTTGTGGGCGTCTACCATCCTTTGGTTGATgaggaacttgtcagaattttgCATGG GGAGGGCAAGAAAGTCTATGCTTGGACTGTCGATGATGCTGGGTCCATGCAAAGAATGCTGTTTGAGCATGTTGACGCCATCATCACGAGCAATCCGTCCCTCCTTCAGGGCATCATGCAGGACATGAAAACAGAATGTCTACAGGGTGGGTTTCCTTGA
- the LOC135641623 gene encoding sucrose-phosphate synthase 4-like: MKALLAPTQLEQPSPPPLPLSSLLPHLSLHKDKTRPSLFSCRGRRRGGKTAPSGTEMAGNEWINGYLEAILDAGPKQPLRLRDRNFSFSALKQLVVRSASSGGGGVERYSPTKYFVEEVVSRFDDADLHKTWTKVVATRNSQERNNRLENMCWRIWHLARKKKQIQWEEAQRLSKKRREREQGSKDAAADISELSEGEKVEPPKDSMPRINSEMKMWSEDDQDGKSKHLYIVLISLHGLIRGENMELGRDSDTGGQVKYVVELARALAATNGVYRVDLLTRQISSPDVDWTYGEPVEMLTRLSDVDRSTNNDGCGAYIIRLPCGPRERYIPKESLWPHIPEFVDRALAHIANVSRVLADQVAEVDGGVGGGKPIWPYVIHGHYADAGEVAARLAGLLNVPMVMTGHSLGRNKLEQLLKQGRLSREDINSTYRIMRRIEGEEVALDAAEMVVTSTRQEIEEQWGLYDGFDLKLERKLRVRRRRGVGCLGRYMPRMVVIPPGMDFSYVNTQELMEGDGDLSSLIGSDGAPSRRDLPPIWSEIMRFFTNPHKPMILALSRPDPKKNVMTLLKAFGECSRLRELANLTLILGNRDDIEEMSGSSAAVLTTVLKLIDRYDLYGLVAYPKHHKQSDVPHIYRLAAKTKGVFINPALVEPFGLTLIEAAAYGLPVVATKNGGPVDILKVLNNGVLVDPHDQCAISDALLKLVADKSLWFDCRRNGLKNIHRFSWPEHCRSYLSHVDHCRALSGHPSSSPCLDLPPTAAALEPMSESLRDVGDDLSLRFSLDAPLDLANPPTANSDMGPAAILEALRRHRCSPHAAAVNDHAPGRRQRLVVVAVDCYSEDGRPALSDLRRVLDAAMAVGRGRVGYVFATGSTTAEAVEALKCCHVDPGEFDALVCGSGSDVYYPWRDPPEDVDYGEHVEYKWPAEHVKSAVPRLAQLDEAPEGDLTVDDAACRPHCLAYSVKAVDRVRKIDAIRQRLRMRGFRCNLVYTRASTRLNVVPLFASRASALRYLSIRWGVDLSKIMVLVGAKGDTDHEQLFPGMHRTLVVKDVVIHGSEKLLRDEDNYETEDVVPTQSSDVVSQPEDRIASEITSFMEKN, encoded by the exons ATGAAGGCCCTGCTCGCTCCAACACAACTCGAGCAACCTTCACCTCCCCCTCTTCCCCTTTcatctcttcttcctcatctttCACTCCACAAAGACAAAACCAGACCTTCTCTGTTTTCCTGTAGAGGGCGTAGAAGAGGAGGGAAAACGGCGCCGAGTGGTACAGAGATGGCGGGAAATGAGTGGATTAATGGCTACCTCGAGGCCATACTGGACGCCGGACCCAAACAGCCTCTCCGGCTCCGTGACCGCAACTTCTCCTTCTCTGCCCTCAAACAGCTGGTGGTTCGCTCCgccagcagcggcggtggcggcgTGGAAAGATACAGCCCCACCAAATACTTCGTCGAGGAGGTCGTCAGCCGGTTCGACGACGCCGACCTCCACAAGACCTGGACCAAG GTGGTGGCCACGAGGAATAGCCAGGAGCGGAACAATCGGCTGGAGAATATGTGCTGGAGGATATGGCATCTGGCACGCAAAAAGAAGCAG ATACAGTGGGAGGAGGCGCAGCGGCTGTCGAAGAAAcggcgggagcgggagcaggggagcaaggacgcggcggcggacatcTCGGAGCTATCGGAGGGGGAGAAGGTGGAGCCTCCCAAGGACAGCATGCCTCGAATCAACTCGGAGATGAAGATGTGGTCGGAGGATGATCAGGACGGGAAGAGCAAGCATCTCTACATCGTTTTGATCAG CTTGCATGGACTGATACGTGGGGAGAACATGGAATTGGGAAGGGATTCGGACACCGGAGGACAG GTGAAGTACGTGGTGGAATTGGCACGAGCACTGGCGGCCACCAACGGCGTCTATCGTGTGGACCTCCTGACTCGCCAGATCTCCTCCCCTGACGTGGACTGGACCTACGGTGAGCCGGTCGAGATGCTGACTCGTCTCTCTGACGTGGATCGATCCACCAACAATGACGGCTGCGGAGCCTACATAATTCGCCTTCCGTGTGGACCCCGAGAAAG GTATATACCCAAGGAGTCGTTGTGGCCTCACATTCCCGAGTTCGTGGATCGGGCCTTGGCCCACATAGCCAACGTGTCCCGAGTACTAGCCGACCAGGTGGCGGAGGTGGACGGCGGCGTCGGAGGCGGAAAGCCGATTTGGCCGTACGTGATACATGGGCACTATGCCGATGCAGGGGAGGTGGCGGCCCGGTTGGCCGGTTTGCTCAACGTGCCAATGGTGATGACGGGCCATTCGTTGGGCCGAAACAAGCTGGAGCAGCTCCTGAAGCAAGGGAGGCTCAGCCGGGAGGACATCAATTCCACTTACCGGATCATGAGGAGAATCGAGGGCGAGGAGGTCGCGCTCGACGCGGCGGAGATGGTCGTCACGAGCACCCGGCAGGAGATCGAAGAGCAGTGGGGGTTGTACGATGGATTCGATCTGAAACTGGAGAGGAAACTGAgggtgaggaggaggagaggcgtCGGTTGCCTAGGGCGTTACATGCCGAGGATGGTG GTGATACCACCAGGGATGGATTTCAGCTACGTGAACACGCAGGAATTGATGGAAGGCGAtggggacctctcatctttgatcGGCTCTGACGGAGCTCCAAGCAGAAGGGATCTGCCTCCGATATGGTCTGAG ATAATGAGGTTCTTTACCAATCCTCACAAGCCGATGATCCTTGCACTGTCTCGGCCGGACCCGAAGAAGAACGTGATGACTCTGTTAAAGGCATTCGGCGAGTGCAGCCGTCTCCGGGAGCTCGCTAATTTG ACACTGATACTGGGCAACAGAGACGACATCGAAGAGATGTCCGGCAGCAGCGCAGCTGTTCTTACCACGGTGCTCAAGCTGATCGACAGGTACGATCTATACGGTCTGGTGGCCTACCCCAAGCATCACAAACAGTCTGATGTCCCCCACATCTATCGCCTGGCAGCGAAGACCAAG GGAGTCTTCATCAATCCAGCTCTCGTAGAACCTTTTGGCCTTACTCTCATAGAG GCAGCTGCCTATGGTTTACCAGTGGTTGCAACCAAGAATGGAGGACCTGTGGACATTCTGAAG GTGCTCAACAACGGGGTTTTGGTGGATCCGCACGACCAATGCGCGATATCGGACGCGCTGCTGAAGCTGGTGGCCGACAAGTCGCTCTGGTTCGACTGCCGCCGCAATGGCCTCAAGAACATCCACCGCTTCTCGTGGCCGGAGCACTGCCGCTCCTACCTCTCCCACGTCGACCACTGCCGCGCCCTCAGCGGCCACCCGTCGTCCTCCCCCTGCCTCGACCTCCCTCCCACCGCCGCCGCCCTCGAGCCCATGAGCGAATCCCTCCGCGACGTCGGCGACGACCTCTCCCTCCGGTTCTCCCTCGACGCCCCCCTCGACCTCGCTAACCCTCCCACCGCCAACAGCGACATGGGGCCTGCCGCCATCCTCGAAGCCCTCCGCCGCCACCGCTGCAGCCCCCACGCCGCCGCAGTCAACGACCACGCCCCCGGCCGCAGGCAGCgcctcgtcgtcgtcgccgtcgaTTGCTACAGCGAGGACGGCCGTCCGGCGCTCTCCGACCTCAGGCGCGTCCTCGACGCGGCCATGGCCGTCGGCAGGGGGCGGGTCGGGTACGTGTTCGCCACGGGGTCCACCACCGCGGAGGCCGTGGAGGCGCTGAAGTGCTGCCACGTTGATCCCGGCGAGTTCGACGCGCTCGTGtgtgggagcgggagcgacgtgtACTACCCGTGGCGGGATCCGCCGGAGGACGTGGACTACGGCGAGCACGTGGAGTACAAGTGGCCGGCGGAGCACGTCAAGTCCGCTGTGCCGCGCCTTGCGCAGCTGGATGAGGCCCCCGAAGGCGATCTGACGGTCGACGATGCGGCCTGCCGTCCCCATTGCCTCGCGTACTCGGTCAAAGCCGTCGACAGA GTTCGCAAGATCGACGCCATTCGCCAAAGGCTTCGGATGCGAGGCTTTCGTTGCAACTTGGTATACACACGGGCAAGCACACGGCTCAACGTCGTCCCCCTTTTCGCATCGAGGGCATCCGCCTTGAG GTACCTATCGATACGATGGGGCGTCGACCTCTCGAAGATTATGGTGCTCGTGGGAGCGAAAGGGGATACCGATCACGAGCAGCTCTTTCCGGGCATGCACAGAACCCTAGTCGTTAAAGACGTGGTTATTCATGGCTCTGAGAAGCTTCTGCGCGACGAGGACAACTACGAGACAGAGGATGTGGTGCCAACACAAAGCTCAGACGTCGTCTCTCAACCTGAAGATCGTATTGCCTCAGAAATCACAAGTTTTATGGAGAAAAATTGA
- the LOC135584132 gene encoding uncharacterized protein LOC135584132 isoform X5, which produces MTPPTNVAGQFGDTTYTKVFVGGLAWETQRDTMSKYFEQFGEILEAVVITDKNTGRSKGYGFVTFREPEAAMRACIDPSPVIDGRRANCNLASLGLQRSKPTTPLHGGSRNFRVVKSFQAGLQGGMGTAFASAAAAAAAATAFPHYAIQQGLPYYVYGFSPYSAEYNYATSDHQSYYNMYGGAATQYPLYGGAATGVAAGTTGYYPYFQFGQGGAAAAYPHQGQGYGMQYPQMLQYSAMTTTAGVTGFPSSLLHGAPVSLAMSPAAQA; this is translated from the exons ATGACTCCACCAACTAATGTGGCAGGCCAATTTGGAGACACCACTTACACCAAGGTATTTGTTGGGGGGCTTGCTTGGGAGACCCAAAGAGACACCATGAGTAAATACTTTGAGCAATTTGGGGAGATCCTCGAGGCTGTTGTCATCACTGATAAGAACACAGGAAGATCCAAAGGCTATGGATTT GTTACATTTCGCGAGCCGGAGGCTGCCATGAGAGCTTGCATAGATCCTTCTCCCGTCATCGATGGAAGGAGGGCTAACTGTAACCTTGCCTCCTTAGGGCTTCAAAGATCTAAACCTACAACACCTCTTCATG GAGGGAGCAGGAACTTTAGGGTCGTGAAATCTTTTCAGGCAGGCCTTCAAGGTGGGATGGGAACAGCTTTTGCTTCAgctgcggctgctgctgctgctgctaccgcCTTCCCTCATTATGCCATCCAACAAGGGCTTCCTTATTATGTCTATGG GTTTTCACCATATTCCGCTGAGTACAACTACGCTACG TCTGATCACCAGAGCTATTACAACATGTATGGTGGAGCAGCCACTCAATACCCACTCTACGGAGGAGCAGCAACTGGGGTGGCCGCTGGAACCACCGGCTACTACCCATACTTCCAGTTTGGACAGGGCGGCGCCGCCGCGGCTTATCCTCATCAGGGTCAAGGATACGGCATGCAGTACCCTCAAATGCTCCAGTACTCTGCAATGACCACCACGGCGGGGGTGACGGGCTTCCCGTCCTCCCTGCTGCATGGAGCTCCCGTGTCCCTCGCCATGAGCCCCGCAGCACAG GCATGA
- the LOC135584132 gene encoding uncharacterized protein LOC135584132 isoform X4 codes for MTPPTNVAGQFGDTTYTKVFVGGLAWETQRDTMSKYFEQFGEILEAVVITDKNTGRSKGYGFVTFREPEAAMRACIDPSPVIDGRRANCNLASLGLQRSKPTTPLHGGSRNFRVVKSFQAGLQGGMGTAFASAAAAAAAATAFPHYAIQQGLPYYVYGFSPYSAEYNYATSDHQSYYNMYGGAATQYPLYGGAATGVAAGTTGYYPYFQFGQGGAAAAYPHQGQGYGMQYPQMLQYSAMTTTAGVTGFPSSLLHGAPVSLAMSPAAQCLLL; via the exons ATGACTCCACCAACTAATGTGGCAGGCCAATTTGGAGACACCACTTACACCAAGGTATTTGTTGGGGGGCTTGCTTGGGAGACCCAAAGAGACACCATGAGTAAATACTTTGAGCAATTTGGGGAGATCCTCGAGGCTGTTGTCATCACTGATAAGAACACAGGAAGATCCAAAGGCTATGGATTT GTTACATTTCGCGAGCCGGAGGCTGCCATGAGAGCTTGCATAGATCCTTCTCCCGTCATCGATGGAAGGAGGGCTAACTGTAACCTTGCCTCCTTAGGGCTTCAAAGATCTAAACCTACAACACCTCTTCATG GAGGGAGCAGGAACTTTAGGGTCGTGAAATCTTTTCAGGCAGGCCTTCAAGGTGGGATGGGAACAGCTTTTGCTTCAgctgcggctgctgctgctgctgctaccgcCTTCCCTCATTATGCCATCCAACAAGGGCTTCCTTATTATGTCTATGG GTTTTCACCATATTCCGCTGAGTACAACTACGCTACG TCTGATCACCAGAGCTATTACAACATGTATGGTGGAGCAGCCACTCAATACCCACTCTACGGAGGAGCAGCAACTGGGGTGGCCGCTGGAACCACCGGCTACTACCCATACTTCCAGTTTGGACAGGGCGGCGCCGCCGCGGCTTATCCTCATCAGGGTCAAGGATACGGCATGCAGTACCCTCAAATGCTCCAGTACTCTGCAATGACCACCACGGCGGGGGTGACGGGCTTCCCGTCCTCCCTGCTGCATGGAGCTCCCGTGTCCCTCGCCATGAGCCCCGCAGCACAG TGTCTTCTGCTCTAA
- the LOC135584132 gene encoding uncharacterized protein LOC135584132 isoform X2: MTPPTNVAGQFGDTTYTKVFVGGLAWETQRDTMSKYFEQFGEILEAVVITDKNTGRSKGYGFVTFREPEAAMRACIDPSPVIDGRRANCNLASLGLQRSKPTTPLHGGSRNFRVVKSFQAGLQGGMGTAFASAAAAAAAATAFPHYAIQQGLPYYVYGFSPYSAEYNYATSYYNMYGGAATQYPLYGGAATGVAAGTTGYYPYFQFGQGGAAAAYPHQGQGYGMQYPQMLQYSAMTTTAGVTGFPSSLLHGAPVSLAMSPAAQAGMTMALTAPTLPNPTPHHYRHIPAHFAAPTAPEQPLA; the protein is encoded by the exons ATGACTCCACCAACTAATGTGGCAGGCCAATTTGGAGACACCACTTACACCAAGGTATTTGTTGGGGGGCTTGCTTGGGAGACCCAAAGAGACACCATGAGTAAATACTTTGAGCAATTTGGGGAGATCCTCGAGGCTGTTGTCATCACTGATAAGAACACAGGAAGATCCAAAGGCTATGGATTT GTTACATTTCGCGAGCCGGAGGCTGCCATGAGAGCTTGCATAGATCCTTCTCCCGTCATCGATGGAAGGAGGGCTAACTGTAACCTTGCCTCCTTAGGGCTTCAAAGATCTAAACCTACAACACCTCTTCATG GAGGGAGCAGGAACTTTAGGGTCGTGAAATCTTTTCAGGCAGGCCTTCAAGGTGGGATGGGAACAGCTTTTGCTTCAgctgcggctgctgctgctgctgctaccgcCTTCCCTCATTATGCCATCCAACAAGGGCTTCCTTATTATGTCTATGG GTTTTCACCATATTCCGCTGAGTACAACTACGCTACG AGCTATTACAACATGTATGGTGGAGCAGCCACTCAATACCCACTCTACGGAGGAGCAGCAACTGGGGTGGCCGCTGGAACCACCGGCTACTACCCATACTTCCAGTTTGGACAGGGCGGCGCCGCCGCGGCTTATCCTCATCAGGGTCAAGGATACGGCATGCAGTACCCTCAAATGCTCCAGTACTCTGCAATGACCACCACGGCGGGGGTGACGGGCTTCCCGTCCTCCCTGCTGCATGGAGCTCCCGTGTCCCTCGCCATGAGCCCCGCAGCACAGGCAG GCATGACAATGGCTCTCACAGCTCCAACCCTGCCGAATCCAACACCCCATCACTACAGACACATTCCTGCTCACTTCGCTGCACCTACCGCACCAGAGCAACCCTTGGCCTAA